A region of the Chryseobacterium gotjawalense genome:
TCAATATAAAAAATGAAACAGGAAGGCTTAAATCGGTTGTTCTGGGGCAGCCAAATTCTTTAGGAGCCGTTCCTACTTTAGAGGAAAGTTACGATGCAAAATCTTATGACACCATTCAGAAAGGAATTTATCCTACCGAAAAAGAGGTCGTACACGAGATGAACGAATTTGAAAAAATACTAAAAAAATACGATGTTCAGGTATTCCGTCCGGAAATTATCGAAAATTACAATCAGGTTTTTGCCCGTGACGTGGCTTTTGTTATTGATGATAAAATGATTATTTCTAATGTGATTGCCGACCGTGCGGATGAACAGGAAGCCTATCGTAAAATTTTCGAAGAAGTGAAATGGAGAGACATCATCAATCTTCCCGAAACGGCTCACATCGAAGGTGGCGACGTGATTGTCTGGAACGATTTTCTTTTCATAGGGACTTGTTTTTCTGAAGATTACAGGAACTTTAAAACCGCCCGGACCAACGAATACGCCATCAATATTCTGAAAGAGTATTTTCCTAAAAAGAGAATTCTCGATTTTGAATTAAAGAAAAATGACCGCGAACCTTACAAAGGAATCCTACATCTAGACTGTACTTTCAATCCTGTCGGGACCGATAAATGCATTATTTATAAAGACGGTTTTGTAGATGAAAGCGATTATCTATTGATTCTGGATATTTTCGGTGAAGAAAACTGTTTTCATGTGACCGATAAAGAAATGTTCGAAATGAATCCGAATATTTTCTCAATTTCTCCGGAAATTGTCGTTTCCGACTCTTCATTTACGAGAATGAACAATCACCTGAGAAACGAATGGGGAATGACGGTGGAAGAAATTCCATATCGTGAGATTTCGAAAATGGGCGGTTTGTTGAGATGTTCTACGATGCCTTTGGTGAGGGAATAATTATTTTTTAGCAACCGTTTTTACCGCAAAAGAAACAAAAGATAATTTATCTTTTTCTGAATGAGTTGATTGTGATTTTACGAACTCAACTGTTTCAGTGTTTTGATTTCATCGTCTGTAACGAAGGTATCATAATCCCTGATCGCAGAAGAATGAAAACTTTTTCCACCGGTAAATCTTTTCAATTCCAAAATATTTTTTGAGCGTACGCCGCCGCCAATCAGAATCTCGATTTTATCGGAATATTTTTCAATTAAAGTTTTCAGCATTTCTTTTCCTTCCATGGCGGTTGGTTTTCCACCGGAAGTGAGTACTGTTTTGAAACCTAATTTAATTAAAGTCTGAACGGACTTTTCCAAATCTGCGGTCCGGTCGAAAGCACGGTGAAAAGTACACGGCGTTTCTCCGGCAAGCTCGAGAAGTTCCTTATTTCTGGCTTCGTCAATTTCGTTGTCTGAAGTTAATATCCCAAACACAAAACCGTCTGCTCCTCCTTCTTTAAAAGTGATTATACTGTTTTTCATCTGAACAAATTCATCTTCAGAATAAAAGAAAGGCCCACCTTTCGGACGGATCATCACATAAACGGGCATTTTATAATTTCTTTTGAGATGCAAAAATTCGTAAAAGTCGGGAGTGGTTCCGCCGAGCTCCAGATTATCACAGAATTCAATTCGATCCGCCATCGACTGGCAGGCGGTTTCTGCAGAGGTAACTTCAAAACAGGCAATTTCTAACATAGGTTTTTTATTGTCTATAAATTTAAGTATTTTTGTGACACAAAGGGGTGAATACCCTGTTAAAACATACAATTCATGCAAACAGCCAATACCGTTCTGATGGTAGAACCAATCGCTTTCGGTTACAATTCCCAAACTGCTCAAAACAATTATTTTCAGGTCGAACAAAAGGAAGCCGATATTCAGGAAAAAGCGCTTCAGGAATTCAATAATTTCGTTGCAAAACTTAGAGAAAAAGGAATTCAGGTGATTACGGTGAAAGATACTTTAGAACCCCATTCCCCGGATTCTATTTTCCCGAATAACTGGGTGAGTTTTCATGAAGACGGAAGAGTGGCTTTGTACCCGATGTTTGCGCCCAACCGGAGAGTTGAAAGGCGCGCCGATATTTTGGACACCATTCGGAATGAAGGTTTTATAATTAAGGAAGTCGACGATTTATCATCTCCCGAAAATGAGGACAAATTTCTGGAAGGAACGGGAAGTATGATTTTCGACCATGACTATAAAATCGCCTACGGTTCTGTTTCCCTCCGTTTAGATGAAGAATTGTTCCGTGATTTTTGTAAGCAGTTTGATTATACGCCGGTCGTTTTCCATTCGTTTCAAAATGTCGGAAATCAAAGATTACCCATTTACCACACCAATGTGATGATGTGCGTTGCAGAACAGTTTGTAGTAATCTGCCTGGATTGTATCGATAATGAACTGGAAAGAGAAAAATTGCAGGAAGTCATCAAATCAACCGAAAAAGAAGTCATTGAAATTTCTGAGGAGCAGCTTCACCAGTTTGCAGGGAACATGTTACAGGTTCAAAACGGGGAAGGAACGCAGTTTTTAGTGATGAGCGAAACGGCTTACAAATCACTGACGCCGGACCAAATTCAAAGAATAGAGAATTACTGCGAAATCATTTATGCTGATTTAAATACCATCGAAGTCAATGGTGGCGGAAGCGCAAGATGCATGCTGGCGGAAGTTTTCCTGCCGAAGAATTAATATGAGTTATTATGGATGAATATGGAACATCTCTTCCACATTATTTATTTATAAGCAACCCAATTTGCAGTTTATTATAAAACAGAAGCCACTTTATTGAGTGGCTTTTTGTTTGAAGTGTTGAATTAAAAATCCACAACATAACGTCGTGGATTTTTTTTACAATTTAATATGAAGTATGAAAAAATTTAAATTATCTCGTTCTGTTCTTAATATCTTTATCTGCGCTATCAATTGTCCGTACTTTTTTCACCTTTTGGTTTCCGAAGTTATACACGATGGCCAGTTCAACGCCTCTTCTGTATTGATTCTGATTGAGATAATTGTAATTACCGTTTTGCTGGTAATATTCAATAACTATTTTGTGCGTGTTTAAAACATCATCAAATCCAAGTGAGAAAGTCCATTGATCCCATATTTTTTTAATATTCAAATCCAGACTCATCAGACTGTGAAGTTGGCCCAATTCAATCTGCTGCCGGTCCACATAGAAATAATTCACGCCTAAAAACCAGGTCTTGTTTTTGTCGAGACGGATATTATTATTGGTTTGAATCAATAAACTGTTCGACGCAATATGATTTTCGTAGGTTGGAAAAATATCGCCTGTCAGGGGATCCTGATTCAAACTTCCATTGTTCATATTTCGTTGTAGACCGATATTAAAATTCGATGTTAAATAGCCTTTAAAGAAAGTTTTCTGCATTCCAAGCATCGCGCTCAACTGCTGTTTGTCGCCGAAATTCGTACGGATGTATCTCAGCTGATTTTTCCCATCAATCACACCTTGCAAAGGAACTTGGGTGATCTGATCCTTGGTTAAACTGTGACTTAATATCAGAAAATAAGAACTTTTATACATATAGGTCAATTCCTGATTATACACCGAAGATGCTTTTACAAAAGGATTGTTTTGGGTATAATTAAATTCGGTTAAAATATTCCGCACCGGATTGAGTTCCCAAAAACTGGGTCTTCTCATTCTGCTGGAAAAGGCGTAGGAAACAGTATTCTTGTCATTAATGGCATAATTCATACTCAGATACGGCAGGAGCTTCTCATAATCTCTTTTGATGTTTCTGAGGTTTTCATCCTGCGCATTATCAGAATGGCCTTCACTGTTGGTCAGCTCATATCGGGCGCCCAATTTACCGGAGAATTTTGGGGAAAATACTTTTTCAACCGTAAGATAACCGCCAAAAATATTCTCATCATATAGAAAATGATTGGGTTGCTGATCTACAACATTTGTAATATAGTTGTAAGTATCGTATTTCGTGTCATTATCGGTTTTTGTCTTGTTGAAGTTTCCACCGAAAGAAACAGTTAAATCTTTTTTAAACTTCTGAACATAATCTGCGGTTGCCGAAAAATTATGGATGACTTGCGGCTGTTCCTGATAAATTTTCAGAAGCCTTCCACCATCATTTCCATTTTGATCAGAAGCGATGGTGAAATTATTCGAATTTTGAAATCGTTTGTACAATAAACCTGCAACATTCAGATTCAGTTTACTTCCCAGAGAATCGGTCTTCAACTCGTAATTTAAGTTCGCGGAATTGTTATAAGAACGGGCATCTTCTTTACTTCTCGTCCAGGTATAATCGGTTTCATTTTTAATGGAATCGGTCGTGGTATTAAAAAGATTGACAGTAGAATTATAACTTCTGTTCGCCCGTGAATTATACGTTAATGCCAAACTGTTCTTATCATTCAACTGATAATCAATATTCAGATAACCTCCTAA
Encoded here:
- a CDS encoding dimethylarginine dimethylaminohydrolase family protein; translated protein: MKLNIKNETGRLKSVVLGQPNSLGAVPTLEESYDAKSYDTIQKGIYPTEKEVVHEMNEFEKILKKYDVQVFRPEIIENYNQVFARDVAFVIDDKMIISNVIADRADEQEAYRKIFEEVKWRDIINLPETAHIEGGDVIVWNDFLFIGTCFSEDYRNFKTARTNEYAINILKEYFPKKRILDFELKKNDREPYKGILHLDCTFNPVGTDKCIIYKDGFVDESDYLLILDIFGEENCFHVTDKEMFEMNPNIFSISPEIVVSDSSFTRMNNHLRNEWGMTVEEIPYREISKMGGLLRCSTMPLVRE
- a CDS encoding copper homeostasis protein CutC gives rise to the protein MLEIACFEVTSAETACQSMADRIEFCDNLELGGTTPDFYEFLHLKRNYKMPVYVMIRPKGGPFFYSEDEFVQMKNSIITFKEGGADGFVFGILTSDNEIDEARNKELLELAGETPCTFHRAFDRTADLEKSVQTLIKLGFKTVLTSGGKPTAMEGKEMLKTLIEKYSDKIEILIGGGVRSKNILELKRFTGGKSFHSSAIRDYDTFVTDDEIKTLKQLSS
- the ctlX gene encoding citrulline utilization hydrolase CtlX; the protein is MQTANTVLMVEPIAFGYNSQTAQNNYFQVEQKEADIQEKALQEFNNFVAKLREKGIQVITVKDTLEPHSPDSIFPNNWVSFHEDGRVALYPMFAPNRRVERRADILDTIRNEGFIIKEVDDLSSPENEDKFLEGTGSMIFDHDYKIAYGSVSLRLDEELFRDFCKQFDYTPVVFHSFQNVGNQRLPIYHTNVMMCVAEQFVVICLDCIDNELEREKLQEVIKSTEKEVIEISEEQLHQFAGNMLQVQNGEGTQFLVMSETAYKSLTPDQIQRIENYCEIIYADLNTIEVNGGGSARCMLAEVFLPKN
- a CDS encoding TonB-dependent receptor domain-containing protein translates to MKKLIITVSLLTGFVALAQGTQKNDSVKVQEIKEVVMTKKVFKKERDRFVYDVAASPVAKGNTAFGLLKETPLVSSTDDKTLKIAGKSNAVIYINGRVTQMDAESLVQFLKNTPAENIQKIEVITMPGSEYKVESSDGIINIVLKKKASNGLNGSMRMNNQQNYYNSTGAGLSLNYRKDKLGISTNINTNENIEEQYYILKNGNSSASNQSEGRVTDPNKNLGGYLNIDYQLNDKNSLALTYNSRANRSYNSTVNLFNTTTDSIKNETDYTWTRSKEDARSYNNSANLNYELKTDSLGSKLNLNVAGLLYKRFQNSNNFTIASDQNGNDGGRLLKIYQEQPQVIHNFSATADYVQKFKKDLTVSFGGNFNKTKTDNDTKYDTYNYITNVVDQQPNHFLYDENIFGGYLTVEKVFSPKFSGKLGARYELTNSEGHSDNAQDENLRNIKRDYEKLLPYLSMNYAINDKNTVSYAFSSRMRRPSFWELNPVRNILTEFNYTQNNPFVKASSVYNQELTYMYKSSYFLILSHSLTKDQITQVPLQGVIDGKNQLRYIRTNFGDKQQLSAMLGMQKTFFKGYLTSNFNIGLQRNMNNGSLNQDPLTGDIFPTYENHIASNSLLIQTNNNIRLDKNKTWFLGVNYFYVDRQQIELGQLHSLMSLDLNIKKIWDQWTFSLGFDDVLNTHKIVIEYYQQNGNYNYLNQNQYRRGVELAIVYNFGNQKVKKVRTIDSADKDIKNRTR